In Helianthus annuus cultivar XRQ/B chromosome 3, HanXRQr2.0-SUNRISE, whole genome shotgun sequence, a single window of DNA contains:
- the LOC110930023 gene encoding ISWI chromatin-remodeling complex ATPase CHR11 isoform X2 has translation MARRSKSKDSTEESLSNSSEEEQVDIQEEEDEEELEAVARTADSDEDDTGTPAVDAAGEEPEEDEDDEDGEQANDDISHREKARLKEMQRLKRQKIQDILDQQNASIEADMNNKGKGKLKFLLQQTELFAHFAKSDQSASQKKVKGRGRHASKMTEEEEDEVYLKEEEDGLSGAGHTRLLVQPSCITGKMRDYQLAGLNWLIRLYENGINGILADEMGLGKTLQTISLLGYLHEFRGITGPHMVVAPKSTLGNWMNEIKRFCPVLRPVKFLGNPDERKYIREELLVAGKFDVCVTSFEMAIKEKSTLRRFSWRYIIIDEAHRIKNENSLLSKTMRIYNTNYRLLITGTPLQNNLHELWALLNFLLPEIFSSAETFDEWFQISGENDQEEVVQQLHKVLRPFLLRRLKSDVEKGLPPKKETILKVGMSQMQKQYYKALLQKDLEVVNAGGERKRLLNIAMQLRKCCNHPYLFQGAEPGPPYTTGDHLVENAGKMVLLDKLLPKLKERDSRVLIFSQMTRLLDILEDYLMYRGYKYCRIDGNTGGEDRDASIEAFNKPGSEKFVFLLSTRAGGLGINLATADIVILYDSDWNPQVDLQAQDRAHRIGQKKEVQVFRFCTEYTIEEKVIERAYKKLALDALVIQQGRLAEQKTVNKDELLQMVRFGAEMVFSSKDSTITDEDIDRIIAKGEEATAELDAKMKKFTEDAIKFKMDDTADLYDFDDDKDENKVDFKKIVSDNWVEPPKRERKRNYSESEYFKQTMRQSGPAKPKEPRIPRMPQLHDFQFFNTQRLSELYEKEVRYLMQAQQKNQVKDSIEVDEPEEAGDPLTAEEQEEKEKLLEEGFSTWSRRDFNTFIRACEKYGRSDVGSIASEMEGKTEEEVERYARVFKERYKELNDYDRIIKNIERGEARISRKDEIMKAIGKKLDRYKNPWLELKIQYGQNKGKLYNEECDRFMICMVHKLGYGNWDELKAAFRTSPLFRFDWFVKSRTTQELARRCDTLIRLVERENQEYDERERQARKEKKLAKNSTPSKRALARQATESPPPSSTKKRKQSLMDDYVNSGKKGK, from the exons ATGGCTAGACGCTCCAAATCCAAGGACTCAACGGAGGAATCTCTCTCCAATTCGTCAGAGGAGGAGCAGGTCGACATTCAGGAGGAAGAAGACGAGGAAGAACTCGAAGCCGTTGCTCGCACTGCTGATTCCGATGAAGATGACACCGGAACCCCCGCCGTTGATGCCGCCGGCGAGGAGCCGGaggaagacgaagatgatgag GATGGTGAACAGGCAAATGATGACATTAGCCATCGTGAAAAGGCTAGGCTAAAGGAAATGCAGAGGTTGAAAAGACAAAAGATACAAGATATACTGGATCAACAAAATGCTTCTATTGAGGCTGATATG AATAACAAGGGAAAAGGAAAATTGAAGTTTTTACTTCAGCAGACAGAATTATTTGCCCACTTTGCCAAAAGTGACCAATCTGCATCTCAGAAGAAGGTGAAGGGAAG GGGTCGTCATGCATCGAAAATgactgaagaagaagaggatgagGTGTATCTTAAGGAGGAAGAAGATGGCTTGTCTGGAGCAGGACATACACGTTTGTTGGTGCAGCCATCTT GTATTACTGGAAAGATGCGAGATTATCAACTTGCAGGGTTGAATTGGCTTATAAGATTATATGAGAATGGTATTAATGGCATTCTTGCTGATGAAATG GGTCTTGGTAAAACTTTACAAACCATCTCATTGCTTGGTTATTTGCATGAATTTAGAGGAATTACTGGCCCTCACATGGTTGTTGCTCCTAAGTCTACACTTGGAAACTGGATGAATGAGATTAAACGTTTTTGCCCAGTGTTGCGTCCTGTAAAGTTTCTTGGGAACCCAGATGAAAGG AAATATATACGAGAAGAGCTACTTGTTGCTGGAAAGTTTGATGTTTGTGTCACTAGTTTTGAGATGGCTATCAAAGAAAAGTCTACTCTACGTCGTTTTAGCTGGCGCTACATTATAATTGATGAAGCTCATCGAATAAAGAATGAAAATTCACTTCTTTCAAAGACCATGAGGATCTACAACACCAATTACCGTCTTCTAATTACGGGCACACCACTTCAG AACAACCTTCATGAGCTTTGGGCACTGCTAAACTTTTTACTGCCTGAGATCTTCAGTTCAGCTGAAACTTTTGATGAGTGGTTTCAAATTTCTGGTGAAAATGATCAAGAGGAGGTTGTTCAACAGCTTCACAAG GTTTTACGACCTTTTCTACTACGAAGATTGAAGTCTGATGTTGAGAAAGGTTTACCTCCTAAGAAAGAAACCATTCTCAAAGTTGGAATGTCTCAAATGCAAAAACAGTATTACAAAGCTTTATTGCAGAAAGATCTTGAGGTTGTAAATGCTGGTGGTGAGAGAAAACGTCTGTTGAATATTGCTATGCAGCTTAGGAAATGTTGTAATCATCCATATCTTTTTCAAGGAGCTGAACCTGGTCCTCCTTATACTACTGGGGACCATCTTGTAGAAAATGCCG GCAAAATGGTACTACTAGACAAGTTGCTTCCAAAATTGAAGGAGCGTGATTCAAGGGTCTTGATATTCTCAcag ATGACAAGGCTTCTGGACATTCTAGAAGACTACTTGATGTATCGTGGATATAAATATTGCCGAATTGATGGAAATACTGGTGGTGAAGATCGTGATGCTTCTATTGAAGCCTTTAATAAGCCAGGAAGTGAAAAGTTTGTCTTCTTGTTATCAACTCGAGCTGGAGGTCTTGGTATCAATCTTGCTACAGCCGATATTGTCATTCTTTATGATAGTGACTG GAATCCACAAGTGGATTTGCAAGCTCAGGATCGTGCTCATAGAATTGGGCAGAAAAAAGAAGTTCAAGTGTTCCGTTTCTGCACTGAG TACACGATAGAGGAAAAGGTCATTGAAAGAGCATATAAGAAGCTTGCACTTGATGCTTTGGTTATTCAACAAGGACGTTTAGCTGAGCAAAAGA CTGTAAACAAAGATGAGTTGCTACAAATGGTGCGGTTTGGAGCTGAAATGGTGTTCAGCTCTAAGGATAGTACAATCACAGATGAAGATATTGATAGAATCATTGCTAAAGGAGAAGAGGCAACTGCTGAACTTGATGCTAAGATGAAGAAGTTTACAGAGGATGCAATTAAGTTTAAGATGGACGACA CTGCTGATTTGTATGACTTCGATGATGATAAGGATGAGAACAAAGTTGACTTTAAGAAGATTGTCAGTGATAATTGGGTTGAGCCTCCAAAAAGAGAGCGAAAGCGAAA CTACTCAGAATCTGAATACTTTAAGCAAACAATGCGTCAAAGTGGTCCCGCAAAACCCAAGGAACCAAGGATTCCTCGTATGCCACAACT GCATGATTTCCAGTTTTTCAACACACAGAGACTCAGTGAACTCTATGAGAAGGAAGTGCGCTATCTCATG CAGGCACAGCAGAAGAATCAAGTTAAAGACTCAATAGAGGTTGATGAGCCAGAAG AGGCGGGAGACCCTTTGACTGCTGAAGAGCAAGAAGAAAAGGAGAAGCTGCTTGaagaa GGATTCTCTACATGGAGTAGGAGAGACTTCAATACGTTCATTAGGGCCTGCGAGAAGTATGGCCGCAGTGATGTGGGTAGTATTGCATCAGAAATGGAAGGGAAAACagaagaggaagttgaaagatatGCTCGGGTATTTAAAGAAAGATACAAGGAATTGAATG ATTATGATCGCATCATAAAAAATATAGAAAGAGGTGAGgctagaatttcacgtaaggatGAAATAATGAAGGCAATAGGAAAGAAGTTAGACCGTTACAAGAATCCTTGGCTGGAGCTTAAAATTCAGTACGGTCAGAACAAAGGCAAGCTTTACAATGAAGAATGCGATCGATTTATG ATTTGCATGGTTCACAAACTTGGGTATGGCAACTGGGACGAGCTGAAGGCAGCATTTAGGACATCACCTTTGTTCAGATTCGATTGGTTTGTGAAATCTCGAACCACACAAGAACTAGCAAGAAGATGTGATACTCTTATTCGTTTGGTTGAGAGGGAGAATCAAGAATATGATGAGAGGGAGAGGCAGGCTCGTAAAGAAAAGAAGCTAGCCAAG AACTCGACACCATCAAAGCGGGCCTTAGCAAGACAAGCTACCGAGAGTCCTCCACCTTCTTCTACGAAGAAACGGAAGCAATCTTTGATGGATGACTATGTTAACTCG GGAAAGAAGGGCAAATGA
- the LOC110930024 gene encoding sucrose nonfermenting 4-like protein, translated as MSGSGMDFGRESGGAGTILTPARFVWPYGGRSVYLSGSFTGWSEHWPMTPVEGCPTVFQTICSLPPGYHQYKFIVDGEWRHDEHQPFVTGNYGIVNTVLLTREPDYNSAVLSPQMTSGSSMDVDNETFQRVVRVSDSTPHESLPMISEVDLEVSRHRISVFLSTHMAYELLPESGKVIALDVDLPVKQAFHILYEQGISTAPLWDFSKGQFVGVISALDFILILRELGNHGSNLTEEELQKHTISAWKETKLYLNKQTIEHGKRFSKRLVQAGPDENLKDVTLKILQNRVATVPVIHSFSDDGSYPQLLYLASLSDTLKLVCRYFRHSASSLPILQSPVCSLPLGTWVPKIGESNRQPLAILRPNASLSAALNLFVQAEVSSIPIVDDNDSLLDVYSRSDITALAKDKIYTHINLEEMTIHQALQLGQEPYSSYGTTGQRCHMCLRSDSLHKVMERLAKPGVRRVVIVEAGSKRVEGIISLGDIFRFLLS; from the exons ATGTCTGGTTCAGGGATGGATTTTGGCCGGGAGAGCGGTGGCGCTGGCACGATTTTAACGCCGGCACGGTTTGTGTGGCCGTATGGGGGAAGGAGTGTGTACTTAAGTGGCTCTTTTACAGG ATGGTCTGAGCATTGGCCTATGACTCCGGTTGAGGGATGCCCGACTGTGTTTCAGACGATATGCAGCTTGCCGCCTGGTTACCATCAG TATAAATTTATTGTTGATGGCGAGTGGCGACATGACGAGCACCAACCTTTCGTAACCGGTAATTACGGTATTGTGAATACTGTACTCTTAACCCGGGAACCAGACTACAACTCTGCAGTCTTGAGTCCACAAATGACTTCCGGTTCAAGCATGGATGTTGACAATGAGACATTTCAACGAGTG GTAAGGGTTTCAGATAGTACACCACATGAATCGTTGCCAATGATATCGGAAGTTGACCTGGAAGTATCTCGTCACAGGATTTCTGTTTTTCTGTCTACACATATGGCATACGAGCTGCTTCCTGAGTCTGGCAAG GTCATTGCTTTAGATGTCGATCTACCTGTAAAACAAGCTTTTCATATCCTTTATGAGCAG GGAATTTCTACTGCTCCTCTTTGGGATTTCAGCAAGGGTCAGTTTGTTGGTGTTATAAGTGCGTTGGATTTTATTTTAATTCTGCGGGAG ctTGGTAATCATGGGTCGAATCTGACAGAGGAAGAACTTCAGAAGCATACTATATCTGCTTGGAAAGAAACAAAGCTATATCTGAATAAACAAACTATAGAACATGGTAAAAGATTTTCTAAAAGATTAGTGCAG GCTGGGCCGGATGAAAATTTGAAAGATGTCACGTTAAAGATACTGCAGAATCGAGTTGCTACAGTTCCGGTCATCCATTCATTCTCCGACGATGGTTCATATCCGCAGTTGTTATATCTTGCTTCACTTTCCGATACATTAAAac TTGTATGCAGATACTTCAGACATTCCGCAAGTTCATTGCCGATATTGCAATCGCCAGTTTGTTCGCTTCCTTTGGGCACATGGGTTCCGAAAATTGGAGAATCAAATAGGCAGCCGTTGGCAATATTGAGACCAAACGCTTCTCTCAGTGCAGCACTAAATTTGTTTGTACaag CTGAGGTTAGCTCAATTCCAATTGTTGATGACAACGATTCATTGTTGGATGTATACTCTCGAAG TGATATAACTGCTTTGGCGAAAGACAAAATCTACACACACATTAACCTTGAAGAAATGACTATTCATCAG GCTTTGCAGTTGGGACAAGAACCGTACTCTTCTTATGGGACAACCGGACAAAGATGCCACATGTGCCTGCGCTCGGATTCGCTGCATAAAGTCATGGAAAGACTAGCAAAACCAG GGGTAAGACGAGTTGTGATTGTGGAGGCTGGAAGCAAGCGGGTTGAGGGTATCATCTCTTTAGGTGACATATTCAGGTTCCTGCTTAGCTAA
- the LOC110930023 gene encoding ISWI chromatin-remodeling complex ATPase CHR11 isoform X1, whose product MARRSKSKDSTEESLSNSSEEEQVDIQEEEDEEELEAVARTADSDEDDTGTPAVDAAGEEPEEDEDDEDGEQANDDISHREKARLKEMQRLKRQKIQDILDQQNASIEADMNNKGKGKLKFLLQQTELFAHFAKSDQSASQKKVKGRGRHASKMTEEEEDEVYLKEEEDGLSGAGHTRLLVQPSCITGKMRDYQLAGLNWLIRLYENGINGILADEMGLGKTLQTISLLGYLHEFRGITGPHMVVAPKSTLGNWMNEIKRFCPVLRPVKFLGNPDERKYIREELLVAGKFDVCVTSFEMAIKEKSTLRRFSWRYIIIDEAHRIKNENSLLSKTMRIYNTNYRLLITGTPLQNNLHELWALLNFLLPEIFSSAETFDEWFQISGENDQEEVVQQLHKVLRPFLLRRLKSDVEKGLPPKKETILKVGMSQMQKQYYKALLQKDLEVVNAGGERKRLLNIAMQLRKCCNHPYLFQGAEPGPPYTTGDHLVENAGKMVLLDKLLPKLKERDSRVLIFSQMTRLLDILEDYLMYRGYKYCRIDGNTGGEDRDASIEAFNKPGSEKFVFLLSTRAGGLGINLATADIVILYDSDWNPQVDLQAQDRAHRIGQKKEVQVFRFCTEYTIEEKVIERAYKKLALDALVIQQGRLAEQKTVNKDELLQMVRFGAEMVFSSKDSTITDEDIDRIIAKGEEATAELDAKMKKFTEDAIKFKMDDTADLYDFDDDKDENKVDFKKIVSDNWVEPPKRERKRNYSESEYFKQTMRQSGPAKPKEPRIPRMPQLHDFQFFNTQRLSELYEKEVRYLMVQAQQKNQVKDSIEVDEPEEAGDPLTAEEQEEKEKLLEEGFSTWSRRDFNTFIRACEKYGRSDVGSIASEMEGKTEEEVERYARVFKERYKELNDYDRIIKNIERGEARISRKDEIMKAIGKKLDRYKNPWLELKIQYGQNKGKLYNEECDRFMICMVHKLGYGNWDELKAAFRTSPLFRFDWFVKSRTTQELARRCDTLIRLVERENQEYDERERQARKEKKLAKNSTPSKRALARQATESPPPSSTKKRKQSLMDDYVNSGKKGK is encoded by the exons ATGGCTAGACGCTCCAAATCCAAGGACTCAACGGAGGAATCTCTCTCCAATTCGTCAGAGGAGGAGCAGGTCGACATTCAGGAGGAAGAAGACGAGGAAGAACTCGAAGCCGTTGCTCGCACTGCTGATTCCGATGAAGATGACACCGGAACCCCCGCCGTTGATGCCGCCGGCGAGGAGCCGGaggaagacgaagatgatgag GATGGTGAACAGGCAAATGATGACATTAGCCATCGTGAAAAGGCTAGGCTAAAGGAAATGCAGAGGTTGAAAAGACAAAAGATACAAGATATACTGGATCAACAAAATGCTTCTATTGAGGCTGATATG AATAACAAGGGAAAAGGAAAATTGAAGTTTTTACTTCAGCAGACAGAATTATTTGCCCACTTTGCCAAAAGTGACCAATCTGCATCTCAGAAGAAGGTGAAGGGAAG GGGTCGTCATGCATCGAAAATgactgaagaagaagaggatgagGTGTATCTTAAGGAGGAAGAAGATGGCTTGTCTGGAGCAGGACATACACGTTTGTTGGTGCAGCCATCTT GTATTACTGGAAAGATGCGAGATTATCAACTTGCAGGGTTGAATTGGCTTATAAGATTATATGAGAATGGTATTAATGGCATTCTTGCTGATGAAATG GGTCTTGGTAAAACTTTACAAACCATCTCATTGCTTGGTTATTTGCATGAATTTAGAGGAATTACTGGCCCTCACATGGTTGTTGCTCCTAAGTCTACACTTGGAAACTGGATGAATGAGATTAAACGTTTTTGCCCAGTGTTGCGTCCTGTAAAGTTTCTTGGGAACCCAGATGAAAGG AAATATATACGAGAAGAGCTACTTGTTGCTGGAAAGTTTGATGTTTGTGTCACTAGTTTTGAGATGGCTATCAAAGAAAAGTCTACTCTACGTCGTTTTAGCTGGCGCTACATTATAATTGATGAAGCTCATCGAATAAAGAATGAAAATTCACTTCTTTCAAAGACCATGAGGATCTACAACACCAATTACCGTCTTCTAATTACGGGCACACCACTTCAG AACAACCTTCATGAGCTTTGGGCACTGCTAAACTTTTTACTGCCTGAGATCTTCAGTTCAGCTGAAACTTTTGATGAGTGGTTTCAAATTTCTGGTGAAAATGATCAAGAGGAGGTTGTTCAACAGCTTCACAAG GTTTTACGACCTTTTCTACTACGAAGATTGAAGTCTGATGTTGAGAAAGGTTTACCTCCTAAGAAAGAAACCATTCTCAAAGTTGGAATGTCTCAAATGCAAAAACAGTATTACAAAGCTTTATTGCAGAAAGATCTTGAGGTTGTAAATGCTGGTGGTGAGAGAAAACGTCTGTTGAATATTGCTATGCAGCTTAGGAAATGTTGTAATCATCCATATCTTTTTCAAGGAGCTGAACCTGGTCCTCCTTATACTACTGGGGACCATCTTGTAGAAAATGCCG GCAAAATGGTACTACTAGACAAGTTGCTTCCAAAATTGAAGGAGCGTGATTCAAGGGTCTTGATATTCTCAcag ATGACAAGGCTTCTGGACATTCTAGAAGACTACTTGATGTATCGTGGATATAAATATTGCCGAATTGATGGAAATACTGGTGGTGAAGATCGTGATGCTTCTATTGAAGCCTTTAATAAGCCAGGAAGTGAAAAGTTTGTCTTCTTGTTATCAACTCGAGCTGGAGGTCTTGGTATCAATCTTGCTACAGCCGATATTGTCATTCTTTATGATAGTGACTG GAATCCACAAGTGGATTTGCAAGCTCAGGATCGTGCTCATAGAATTGGGCAGAAAAAAGAAGTTCAAGTGTTCCGTTTCTGCACTGAG TACACGATAGAGGAAAAGGTCATTGAAAGAGCATATAAGAAGCTTGCACTTGATGCTTTGGTTATTCAACAAGGACGTTTAGCTGAGCAAAAGA CTGTAAACAAAGATGAGTTGCTACAAATGGTGCGGTTTGGAGCTGAAATGGTGTTCAGCTCTAAGGATAGTACAATCACAGATGAAGATATTGATAGAATCATTGCTAAAGGAGAAGAGGCAACTGCTGAACTTGATGCTAAGATGAAGAAGTTTACAGAGGATGCAATTAAGTTTAAGATGGACGACA CTGCTGATTTGTATGACTTCGATGATGATAAGGATGAGAACAAAGTTGACTTTAAGAAGATTGTCAGTGATAATTGGGTTGAGCCTCCAAAAAGAGAGCGAAAGCGAAA CTACTCAGAATCTGAATACTTTAAGCAAACAATGCGTCAAAGTGGTCCCGCAAAACCCAAGGAACCAAGGATTCCTCGTATGCCACAACT GCATGATTTCCAGTTTTTCAACACACAGAGACTCAGTGAACTCTATGAGAAGGAAGTGCGCTATCTCATGGTG CAGGCACAGCAGAAGAATCAAGTTAAAGACTCAATAGAGGTTGATGAGCCAGAAG AGGCGGGAGACCCTTTGACTGCTGAAGAGCAAGAAGAAAAGGAGAAGCTGCTTGaagaa GGATTCTCTACATGGAGTAGGAGAGACTTCAATACGTTCATTAGGGCCTGCGAGAAGTATGGCCGCAGTGATGTGGGTAGTATTGCATCAGAAATGGAAGGGAAAACagaagaggaagttgaaagatatGCTCGGGTATTTAAAGAAAGATACAAGGAATTGAATG ATTATGATCGCATCATAAAAAATATAGAAAGAGGTGAGgctagaatttcacgtaaggatGAAATAATGAAGGCAATAGGAAAGAAGTTAGACCGTTACAAGAATCCTTGGCTGGAGCTTAAAATTCAGTACGGTCAGAACAAAGGCAAGCTTTACAATGAAGAATGCGATCGATTTATG ATTTGCATGGTTCACAAACTTGGGTATGGCAACTGGGACGAGCTGAAGGCAGCATTTAGGACATCACCTTTGTTCAGATTCGATTGGTTTGTGAAATCTCGAACCACACAAGAACTAGCAAGAAGATGTGATACTCTTATTCGTTTGGTTGAGAGGGAGAATCAAGAATATGATGAGAGGGAGAGGCAGGCTCGTAAAGAAAAGAAGCTAGCCAAG AACTCGACACCATCAAAGCGGGCCTTAGCAAGACAAGCTACCGAGAGTCCTCCACCTTCTTCTACGAAGAAACGGAAGCAATCTTTGATGGATGACTATGTTAACTCG GGAAAGAAGGGCAAATGA